The DNA segment ACCCGCAGCCGCGACCCGTCGTCGCACTCCAGCGGCGGCAGCGACGCCCCATGGTCGCGCCAGTACTGCGCCAGCGCCCGTTCCAGCACCGGCGGCTGCCGGGGTTGCTCCTTAACGTGCAGCATCGCCGTCGTCTTCGTTTTCGTCTTCGCTCTTGTCGGATGGCGCGTCCGCCGGGGGCGCGCTCGCCCGCTCGCCCTGCACCGACGACTCTGCGACGTAGCTGAAATCAGCCTGCTCCGCCACCATGCTCAGCAGCTTCGCCGACGCCCCGCGAGGCCGGTAGGCGCTGGTCTCCCACTCGCTCACCGTCTGCTGCCGCACCCCAAGCTCCTCCGCCAGCTCCCCCTGCGTCGCCCCCAGGTGCGCCCGCAGCGCCCGCACGGCCTCCGCGTCCCATTCCGGCCTCTTGCGTGACGTCACATTTCCCCCCTAACTCAAAGCTGAGCAGCCCATGCAGTCAGGGAGTATACACGCTACCGTGTAAATCAAATAGGGAGAGTAGTGCTGACGGAGGCGATGTGGCGATGGCGAGGATGTGCCTAGAAGAAAAGCCCCGGGTTCGCGTCCACCGCGATGCTCGGCTACCGCCCCCGCTCGACCGCCGTTCGCGCGGCCCTAGGTGATCCCTGCGGAATGGTCGCGACGGACCATGCGGCGGTCGCGGTTGTCGAAATAGGCGCATTCCGCCAGCAGGTCGCCGTTTGCCCCGCCCGCTTCGGCGATTTCGATGTGCTGGCGCGTCACCGGCTTGTACGGGAAAAGCCCCTTGCTGTACATCTCGACGGGGAGCTCTTGGTCCTGTGCCCGCTGCAGGTCATAGTGTGATTCCGCGTCGACGAAACGCATCACGTAGGCCGCCCGCCTGGGAAGCTCCCCCTCCTCCAGCCTGATGCTGCGATGCACAACCCACTTGTTGAACACCAGCACGTCGCCGGGCTGGAAATCGTCCTCGACCTGATGCGTCTCGAGAATGGAGGCCATCGTCGGTGAGTTGAAGAGCCCGTTCCGCAGGCCAAAGTACTCCTGTACGCTCGTCCGGATGCCGGCCTGCTCCTTGGCCCTGATCGTCGAGACAACCGCTGGCTCCACTTGGTCGTAGGCGAACTCGCCGGAGATGACGTGCTGGGGTACGTACGCCATGCCGCCCCGCTGCCCCTTTGTGTCCACCGGCTGCAGTGGCGCCCACAACGTGCATGCAAACTCCTCCCCGAACTGAAAGCCGAAACTCTGTCCCCCAATGTGCCACGGAAACCCCTCGCTCACGGTTTGTTCGATTTCGAAGCACAGTTCGAAGGTGAGAAAGAGGTCGCGTTCCACCAGGTCCGTCATGGCCTGCCGGAAGTAGGGACGCGCCATCAGTTCGTAGATGTCGTTCTTGTCGCTCTCAAAGTCATACTGTGCGCGGCTGAAAATGGATCTGGTCGCGGAGCTCCGGATGTCCCGGTTCATTTCCCCCGCGACTCTGTCAAGCAGAGTATCGACGACGGCGGCGTTTAAAAATCCGTCCAACTTGACGAATCCGTCACGCTGGAACTGCATCTTGTGCTCGGGAGTGATGCGGAACTCATTGTCAAAAAGATGTGCCTGCATGGCTTATTCCCCCCGTCTCGTGTACTTGGGGTACAACATACATATGGCCATTACAATCACGACGCGGATCTCTGTCAATGTCTGTCCGGGCCCTGCTCCCTGTTAGAAGAACAACCCCGGGTTCGCG comes from the Chloroflexota bacterium genome and includes:
- a CDS encoding helix-turn-helix domain-containing protein codes for the protein MTSRKRPEWDAEAVRALRAHLGATQGELAEELGVRQQTVSEWETSAYRPRGASAKLLSMVAEQADFSYVAESSVQGERASAPPADAPSDKSEDENEDDGDAAR